A genomic segment from candidate division WOR-3 bacterium encodes:
- the gatD gene encoding Glu-tRNA(Gln) amidotransferase subunit GatD, with the protein MLEIYKGYRGASLKVLKKFNVPVWTDAVVKTNRGEFRGIILPRSVNDDDRHIVLKIPSGYNIGISADIIAAIEDVGYKEAHYKIPEKEFPFSPDKPAIKLFGTGGTIASRLDYRTGAVIPAFSPGELYGAVPELADICNLTTEKLFAVFSENMGPQQYKTLAIAIGEEIKKGTQGIVIGHGTDTMHHTAAALSFMVQNSPVPIVMVGSQRSSDRPSSDAALNLIHAVKTAAESDIAEVMVCMFGPTSDKFGLLHSGTRVRKMHSSYRSTFRTIGDIPIAMVDRDKITPIRKTYKKRRSDKTANIIPFFEEKVAMIYYYPNMAPDMIDSLVDNGYKGIIIIGTGLGHVNKPLYPAIERAAKKNVAMFMTVQTLWGYVHMFVYDTGRDLMSLGVVPAENMLPEVAYIKLGWALGQTSDLDEVKKIMLSPVSDEITEREPYNGYLIFQGGIPEIEDFLSKIHK; encoded by the coding sequence ATGCTAGAGATTTACAAAGGATACAGAGGAGCCTCACTCAAAGTCCTTAAAAAATTCAACGTGCCCGTATGGACAGATGCCGTCGTCAAGACAAATAGAGGCGAATTCAGAGGTATAATACTCCCCAGATCGGTAAACGACGACGACAGGCACATTGTATTAAAAATTCCCAGCGGCTATAACATAGGTATATCAGCTGACATCATCGCGGCTATCGAGGACGTCGGGTACAAAGAGGCTCACTACAAAATTCCCGAAAAGGAATTCCCGTTCTCGCCTGATAAACCCGCCATAAAATTATTCGGAACCGGCGGCACTATCGCCTCCAGACTCGACTACAGAACAGGCGCAGTGATACCCGCTTTTTCTCCGGGAGAACTTTACGGAGCGGTTCCGGAACTGGCTGACATCTGCAACCTCACGACTGAAAAACTTTTTGCCGTATTCAGCGAGAATATGGGTCCCCAGCAGTATAAAACACTCGCCATCGCGATAGGAGAAGAAATAAAGAAAGGAACTCAGGGCATAGTCATTGGTCACGGCACGGACACGATGCACCACACGGCCGCCGCACTCTCTTTCATGGTCCAGAACTCACCTGTCCCTATAGTCATGGTCGGATCGCAGAGATCCTCCGACAGGCCGTCTTCCGACGCCGCCCTCAACCTGATTCACGCCGTAAAAACCGCCGCTGAATCAGACATTGCAGAAGTTATGGTCTGTATGTTCGGTCCGACATCAGACAAATTCGGACTGCTTCACAGCGGGACGAGAGTTAGAAAAATGCACTCCTCATACCGTTCGACTTTCAGGACCATAGGCGACATTCCGATAGCTATGGTCGACAGAGATAAAATAACGCCTATCAGAAAGACGTACAAAAAAAGAAGATCCGACAAAACGGCTAACATAATCCCTTTTTTCGAAGAAAAAGTCGCCATGATTTATTATTATCCGAACATGGCTCCCGACATGATAGATTCACTTGTCGACAACGGATACAAGGGTATTATCATCATTGGAACCGGTCTCGGTCACGTCAACAAACCTCTTTATCCTGCCATAGAGAGAGCGGCAAAAAAGAATGTCGCGATGTTCATGACCGTTCAAACGCTTTGGGGATACGTTCACATGTTCGTTTACGACACGGGCAGAGACCTAATGAGCTTGGGGGTCGTGCCTGCAGAAAACATGCTGCCGGAAGTGGCCTACATAAAATTAGGATGGGCGCTCGGTCAGACAAGCGACTTGGATGAAGTCAAAAAGATAATGCTATCACCGGTTTCTGATGAGATTACGGAAAGGGAACCTTACAACGGGTATCTCATATTTCAGGGCGGGATTCCGGAAATTGAAGATTTTTTGAGCAAAATCCACAAATAG